One genomic window of Punica granatum isolate Tunisia-2019 chromosome 1, ASM765513v2, whole genome shotgun sequence includes the following:
- the LOC116192734 gene encoding heat stress transcription factor A-4c-like, with product MEFFMVQRAVSASIVLKMDASQSSLMNSLPPFLSKMYEMVDDPSTNAIVSWSQSNKSFIVWNPLEFASVLLPRFFKHNNFSSFIRQLNTYGFRKIDPEQWEFANDDFIKGRPHLLRNIHRRKPVHSHSSPNLQQNQGISSSSLTESERQVYKDKIATLENDKQLLLSELEKHEEEERRYELQMQQLKDRFMRIKEKQRLMVSNLSLVLQKTSTSPGLELQGKKRRLARVDFFDEETDDEHDNIANSQLLSIKELYEQLESSLTFWDDMVHDVSHTYHSRGSDLDIGETTSCVEGDSPNFSCPQLNIDARSGTHVIDMNSEPPVAINTASDTAASRERPVGPGTASEAVGINDVFWEQFLTENPGDENQAVHSRGRS from the exons ATGGAATTTTTTATGGTCCAGCGTGCAGTTTCAGCTTCTATTGTGTTAAAAATGGACGCATCTCAGAGCAGCTTGATGAATTCTCTCCCTCCTTTTCTATCAAAGATGTACGAAATGGTTGATGATCCTTCCACGAATGCAATCGTGTCGTGGAGCCAGTCCAACAAAAGTTTCATCGTGTGGAATCCGTTGGAGTTCGCTTCGGTGTTGCTGCCGAGGTTCTTCAAGCACAACAATTTCTCCAGCTTCATCAGACAGCTAAACACATAT GGATTTAGAAAGATTGATCCCGAACAATGGGAGTTTGCAAATGACGATTTCATCAAAGGTAGACCCCATCTTCTGCGGAACATCCACCGGCGGAAGCCAGTCCATAGCCACTCCTCACCGAACCTCCAACAGAATCAAGGGATCAGCTCTTCCTCTCTGACTGAATCAGAAAGGCAAGTGTATAAGGACAAGATAGCCACACTAGAGAACGATAAGCAACTCTTGCTTTCAGAGTTAGAAAAGCACGAGGAGGAAGAAAGACGATATGAATTGCAGATGCAGCAACTGAAAGATCGGTTTATGCGAATCAAGGAAAAGCAGAGACTTATGGTGTCAAATCTGTCCCTTGTTCTGCAGAAAACAAGTACATCTCCTGGACTAGAATTGCAGGGTAAGAAAAGACGGTTGGCTCGGGTTGATTTCTTCGATGAGGAGACTGATGACGAACATGATAACATTGCAAATTCTCAATTGCTATCCATCAAAGAGCTCTATGAGCAGTTGGAATCGTCCCTAACCTTCTGGGACGACATGGTGCACGATGTGAGTCACACTTACCATTCACGTGGCTCTGATTTGGACATTGGTGAGACTACAAGCTGTGTAGAGGGGGACAGCCCTAATTTCTCATGTCCTCAACTTAACATAGATGCACGATCCGGGACTCATGTGATCGACATGAATTCAGAGCCTCCTGTGGCCATTAATACTGCTTCTGATACCGCTGCCTCGAGAGAGCGACCAGTGGGTCCTGGTACTGCTTCTGAGGCTGTTGGGATCAATGATGTGTTTTGGGAACAGTTTTTGACCGAGAACCCGGGCGATGAGAATCAGGCAGTTCATTCGAGAGGAAGGTCCTGA
- the LOC116192735 gene encoding transcription repressor OFP5: MKWGRRQKPNNPSAAPPRRSLLASWLLRFKKMGIGSSKNGSGTGDFVDTKPRKVNPSGGWNRSSERFSGSAGAEFYRGHGAFWRLSFRKEKVDGGLGELLGDTVDEQGEVKNFDQMVSGVRKIRGEVQRTEGSLMELKTPRRRKLTRQRSRSRGKVGAENSGSSPVESQDCDSSVAGFKEIDELAPELVSDEEPSAELRSEDLKSRRQRKSLHVSGGSPTRRARQSCRVRIHSLRSRSGTEMRGGEQTKRAKLKSKKKSKEKGIAFERFAMVKCSFDPQRDFRDSMIEMILEIKIRKTEELEELLACYLSLNTDEYHDLIIEVFRQIWFELSQASCCEYDPSELPTEEDW; the protein is encoded by the coding sequence ATGAAGTGGGGTCGAAGACAGAAGCCTAACAACCCTTCAGCCGCCCCACCCCGGCGTTCTCTCCTCGCGTCATGGCTTCTCCGCTTCAAGAAGATGGGTATAGGCAGCAGCAAGAATGGCAGTGGAACTGGCGATTTTGTAGACACTAAACCCAGGAAAGTGAACCCGAGCGGAGGATGGAATCGGAGTTCTGAACGGTTCTCGGGCAGTGCAGGGGCCGAGTTTTACCGTGGTCATGGGGCGTTTTGGAGGCTGTCGTTCAGGAAAGAGAAAGTCGATGGTGGGCTCGGGGAATTATTAGGGGACACAGTCGATGAACAGGGAGAGGTGAAGAACTTCGACCAGATGGTTTCAGGAGTTCGGAAGATACGGGGGGAGGTGCAGAGAACGGAAGGGAGCTTGATGGAGTTGAAGACGCCAAGGAGGAGAAAACTCACGAGACAAAGGTCAAGAAGCAGAGGTAAGGTAGGAGCGGAGAATTCGGGTTCTAGCCCGGTCGAGAGTCAGGACTGCGACTCTTCTGTTGCAGGTTTCAAAGAAATCGATGAGCTAGCTCCAGAGCTGGTTTCAGATGAGGAACCATCTGCAGAACTTAGAAGTGAAGATCTGAAGAGTCGGAGACAGAGGAAGTCTCTGCATGTAAGCGGGGGATCACCGACGAGGAGAGCAAGACAGAGTTGCAGGGTCAGGATTCACTCTCTGCGATCCAGGTCGGGAACAGAGATGAGGGGAGGTGAACAAACGAAGAGAGCGAAACTGAAGAGTAAGAAGAAGAGTAAGGAGAAGGGGATTGCATTCGAGAGGTTTGCTATGGTGAAGTGCTCATTCGATCCCCAGAGGGATTTCCGGGACTCGATGATCGAGATGATCTTGGAAATCAAAATCAGGAAAACTGAAGAGCTCGAGGAGCTGCTTGCTTGCTATCTGAGCCTGAATACCGACGAGTACCACGATCTCATCATTGAGGTTTTCCGCCAGATTTGGTTTGAGTTGAGCCAAGCCTCTTGCTGTGAATATGATCCTTCCGAGTTACCAACAGAAGAAGACTGGTAA